One stretch of Rattus norvegicus strain BN/NHsdMcwi chromosome 12, GRCr8, whole genome shotgun sequence DNA includes these proteins:
- the LOC134481333 gene encoding Y-linked testis-specific protein 1-like: MSLRRMSTPSFQKQRRRRPSPQALGNIVGCRISHGWKEGDEPVTQWKAIVLDQLPTSPSLYLVKYDGIDCVYGLELHSDERILKLKVLPHKVVFPQVKDAHLASAMVGRAVEHKFEGKHGSKDNWRGVVLAQVPIMKAWFYITYKKDPVLYIYQLLDDYTEGNLRIIPETPPAEVKSDVDSNILTGQCVQYTRGDGSKKIGKVIYQVLAKPSVYFIKFDGDIHIYIYNLVEKIR, encoded by the coding sequence atgtctctgaggaggatgagcacaccatccttccaaaagcagaggaggaggaggccttctccccaggccctggggaacattgtgggctgcagaatttctcacggatggaaagaaggtgatgagcccgtcacccaatggaaggccattgttctagatcaactgccaacaagtCCCTCTCTCTACCTGGTCAAGTATgacggaattgactgtgtctacggactggaacttcacagcgatgagaggattttaaagcttaaggtcttgcctcacaaagtagtgtttcctcaagtgaaagacgcccatctcgcaagcgccatggttggccgagctgtggagcataaatttgagggtaaacatggctctaaggacaactggaggggggtggtcctagcccaggtgccgatcatgaaggcctggttttacatcacctacaaGAAAGATCcggtcctatacatctaccagctcctggatgattacacagaaggtaacctccgtatcattccagagactcctccagcagaggtgaagtcagacgttgacagcaacatcttaacaggtcaatgtgtgcagtacACCAGAGgcgacgggtccaaaaagattGGCAaggtcatttaccaagttctagccaagccttccgtgtacttcatcaagtttgatggtgaCATCCACATCTAcatctataatctggtggaaaagatccgttaa